In the Candidatus Palauibacter polyketidifaciens genome, one interval contains:
- a CDS encoding penicillin acylase family protein, whose product MRVRSVTLFALILLLPVLRGSGGHPPGAPTVDDLRGGLPDRVAAFDPVDTETLRVPGLEAGVEILKDLWGVSHIYAETEHDLFFAQGYSAARDRLFQFELWRRQATGTVSEILGPRELERDRGARLFRFRGDLEAELNHYHPRGAEIIQAFTDGINAYIAETERDPGLLPVEFEMLGIRPQPWTPDVVISRHQGLLMNIGQELDLGIAVAEVGAEKVKEVSYFHPGEPDIDLDPAIDGSLLRREILDVYRAFRGSIRFQPEDIEPRFRATASDGEAFALRTLREEAEAEAYEAERLEAERMGTGSNNWVVAGHRTLSGHAVMANDPHRVQAAPSLRYLVHLVGPGWNVIGGGEPVLPGISIGHNGYGAWGLTVFQTDAEDLYVYRTHPDDPDRYWYRGDWEEMRVIDDEIPVEGRAAERVRHRYTRHGPIVYEDRDNDLAYAVRAGWMEIGGAPYLASLRMNQAKTWKEFRDACNYSNIPGENMVWADVEGNIGWQSVGIAPIRRNWSGLVPVPGDGRYEWDGYLEIRHKPHVFNPEKGFWSTANQNLVPPGYEHRDAVGWSWSDPFRSARIDEVLASGKRFTMAEMMQLATDYVSLPARSLVPMLRGVELPAGAEAARGELLDWDFALAPESREAAIYVSWERELQRQMAPLAVPAEVRGSLGRLSMKKIIDWLGSPPAWFAPLGDGDPVAGRDAFLARTLGDALEGLEDRFGGDPWRYGDVRFKHARFRHPLSGIVNAEMRARLEVGPLPRGGNGFTVNQTGGGDNQTSGPSFRIIAEAGDWDTAVFTNTPGQGGDPDDPMYRNLFEGWAKDRFFPLYYSRERVEAAVADRLMLTPN is encoded by the coding sequence ATGCGGGTTCGATCCGTCACGCTGTTCGCGCTCATCCTCCTCCTGCCGGTCCTGCGGGGCTCCGGTGGACACCCGCCCGGCGCGCCGACCGTCGACGACCTTCGAGGCGGCCTTCCGGATCGGGTCGCCGCCTTCGATCCGGTGGATACGGAGACCCTGCGGGTTCCGGGGCTCGAGGCCGGGGTCGAGATCCTCAAGGACTTGTGGGGCGTCAGCCACATCTACGCGGAGACGGAGCACGACCTCTTCTTCGCGCAGGGTTACAGCGCCGCGCGCGACCGCCTCTTCCAGTTCGAACTCTGGCGGCGCCAAGCCACGGGCACGGTTTCCGAAATCCTCGGTCCCCGTGAACTGGAGCGCGACCGCGGGGCGCGGCTGTTCCGCTTCCGCGGCGACCTCGAAGCCGAACTGAATCACTATCACCCGCGCGGCGCGGAGATCATCCAGGCCTTCACGGACGGGATCAACGCGTACATTGCCGAGACGGAACGCGATCCGGGCCTCCTTCCGGTCGAGTTCGAGATGCTCGGGATCCGTCCGCAGCCGTGGACCCCGGACGTCGTCATCTCCCGCCACCAGGGTCTGCTCATGAACATCGGGCAGGAGCTGGATCTGGGGATCGCCGTTGCGGAGGTGGGGGCGGAGAAGGTGAAGGAGGTCTCCTACTTCCATCCGGGAGAGCCGGACATCGATCTCGATCCCGCGATCGACGGCTCGCTCCTCCGGCGCGAGATCCTCGACGTGTACCGCGCCTTCCGCGGGTCCATCCGGTTCCAGCCCGAGGACATCGAGCCCCGCTTCCGCGCCACCGCCTCCGACGGGGAAGCCTTCGCCCTGCGGACGCTGCGGGAGGAAGCCGAGGCCGAAGCGTACGAGGCGGAGCGCCTCGAGGCGGAGCGGATGGGGACGGGAAGCAACAACTGGGTCGTGGCGGGGCACCGCACTCTGAGCGGACACGCGGTCATGGCGAACGACCCGCACCGGGTACAGGCGGCACCGTCGCTGCGCTATCTCGTCCACCTCGTCGGACCGGGCTGGAATGTGATCGGCGGGGGCGAGCCGGTCCTCCCCGGCATCTCGATCGGGCACAACGGGTACGGTGCATGGGGACTCACCGTCTTCCAGACGGACGCCGAGGATCTCTACGTCTACCGCACGCACCCCGACGACCCGGACCGCTACTGGTACCGCGGCGACTGGGAGGAGATGCGGGTCATCGACGATGAGATCCCGGTCGAAGGGCGCGCGGCCGAGCGGGTGCGGCACCGGTACACGCGGCACGGGCCCATCGTATACGAGGATCGGGACAACGATCTGGCTTACGCGGTGCGCGCGGGGTGGATGGAGATCGGCGGCGCGCCGTACCTCGCGAGCCTGCGCATGAACCAGGCGAAGACGTGGAAGGAGTTCCGGGACGCCTGCAACTACTCGAACATCCCCGGCGAGAACATGGTGTGGGCCGACGTGGAGGGGAACATCGGCTGGCAGTCCGTGGGGATCGCGCCCATCCGCCGCAACTGGTCGGGTCTCGTCCCGGTACCGGGGGACGGCCGCTACGAGTGGGACGGCTACCTCGAGATCCGGCACAAGCCGCACGTGTTCAACCCCGAGAAGGGCTTCTGGTCGACGGCGAACCAGAACCTCGTTCCCCCCGGCTACGAACACCGCGACGCCGTCGGTTGGAGCTGGAGCGACCCGTTCCGGAGCGCGCGCATCGACGAAGTCCTCGCTTCGGGGAAGCGCTTCACGATGGCGGAGATGATGCAGCTCGCGACGGACTACGTGTCGCTCCCCGCGCGCTCGCTGGTGCCGATGCTGCGCGGCGTCGAGCTGCCCGCGGGGGCGGAGGCGGCCCGGGGCGAGCTGCTCGACTGGGACTTCGCGCTGGCCCCGGAGTCCCGCGAAGCCGCGATCTACGTGTCGTGGGAGCGCGAGCTCCAGCGACAGATGGCGCCGCTCGCCGTCCCCGCCGAAGTCCGCGGGTCGCTCGGCCGCCTCTCCATGAAGAAGATCATCGACTGGCTAGGCTCGCCGCCCGCGTGGTTCGCGCCCCTCGGAGACGGGGATCCCGTGGCCGGCCGCGACGCCTTCCTCGCCCGCACGCTGGGCGACGCCCTGGAGGGGCTGGAGGATCGGTTCGGCGGCGACCCCTGGCGCTACGGCGACGTGCGCTTCAAGCACGCCCGGTTCCGGCACCCGCTGTCCGGGATCGTGAACGCCGAGATGCGGGCGCGCCTCGAGGTGGGACCGCTCCCGCGCGGCGGCAACGGCTTCACCGTGAACCAGACCGGAGGCGGGGACAATCAGACGTCAGGCCCGTCCTTCCGGATCATCGCGGAGGCGGGGGACTGGGACACGGCCGTGTTCACGAACACGCCGGGGCAGGGTGGAGATCCCGACGATCCCATGTACCGGAACCTGTTCGAGGGCTGGGCGAAGGACCGCTTCTTCCCGCTCTATTACTCCCGCGAGCGCGTGGAAGCCGCCGTCGCCGACCGCCTGATGCTGACGCCGAACTAG
- a CDS encoding Ku protein — translation MSPRPIATATVSFGLVSIPCQLYSSAENSQKVRFNFLSPDGTRVKQQYVDAKTGEPVQRSDLIKGYQFAKDQYVTFKPEELKALEAEATQAVEIVEFVPLDQVERAYIGKTYYLGPARGGDKAYRLLGAAMKKTGWAALAKYAARGKQYLVLVRPVGDHLVLEQLHYAHEVRDIADVPSGEGEVADAELGLAVQLIEQIASEDFDPSKYEDEVGQRMLAAIERKVADGTEITAPVEEETTAKVIDLMAALKASVSGSDGRETDDEAGKEPAKKRATGS, via the coding sequence ATGTCACCTCGACCCATCGCAACGGCGACGGTCTCGTTCGGGCTCGTTTCGATCCCGTGCCAGCTCTACTCGTCCGCCGAAAACTCGCAGAAGGTCCGCTTCAACTTCCTCTCCCCCGACGGAACCCGCGTGAAGCAGCAGTACGTGGATGCGAAGACGGGGGAGCCGGTCCAGCGCAGCGATCTCATCAAGGGATACCAGTTCGCGAAGGACCAGTACGTGACCTTCAAGCCTGAGGAGCTGAAGGCGCTCGAGGCGGAGGCGACGCAGGCGGTCGAGATCGTCGAGTTCGTGCCGCTGGACCAGGTCGAACGGGCCTACATCGGGAAGACGTACTATCTCGGACCTGCGCGCGGAGGGGACAAGGCCTACCGGCTCCTCGGCGCCGCCATGAAGAAGACGGGATGGGCCGCCCTCGCGAAATATGCGGCGCGCGGCAAGCAGTATCTCGTCCTCGTGCGGCCGGTGGGCGATCACCTCGTTCTCGAACAGCTGCACTACGCACATGAGGTGCGGGACATCGCCGACGTGCCGTCGGGAGAGGGCGAGGTCGCCGATGCGGAACTCGGCCTCGCCGTACAACTGATCGAGCAGATCGCTTCGGAGGACTTCGACCCGTCGAAGTACGAGGATGAGGTCGGGCAGCGCATGCTCGCGGCGATCGAGCGCAAGGTAGCCGACGGGACGGAGATCACCGCGCCGGTCGAGGAGGAAACGACGGCGAAGGTCATCGACCTCATGGCCGCGCTCAAGGCGAGCGTCTCGGGGTCCGACGGGAGGGAGACCGACGACGAGGCCGGGAAGGAGCCGGCGAAGAAGAGAGCCACGGGGTCGTAG
- the ligD gene encoding DNA ligase D has product MPRRKLEEYRDKRASERTPEPFGGAPGTGVGVFVVQLHAATRRHYDLRLEIGGVLVSWAVPRGISPDPADKKLAMHVEDHPIEYIEFEGVIPKGEYGGGEMIVWDIGRCIMLEDPEEGLEAGKLLFELRGHKLRGVWTLVRLAKGETGREWLLIRERRGGHPILEDGSLPETSILSGLTVEEMAERERGWYPGENLTAALERAGAPERPVDPADVRFMLAQPREEAFDDPAWHFELKLDGYRMLASAVDGAASLLTRNGHDALPTFPDIARALRKLPFRRVVLDGEVVVHDAAGYPSFRRLQKRARLSRPLDVRHASFDAPASFYAFDLLAFDDRDLRDLPLSERRTLLRGVVPEAGPIRLSEHFEECGKALFRQVQEMGLEGIMAKRADSRYTGGRAPDWRKIHAAREARFVIVGFTSPAGSRTGFGALHLGAYGPAGVASPANPASGTAADDDGLALHYIGRVGTGFDDETLAKLRTRLDALEAAGPAFATPAPAGDDHNWVEPELVAEVRYKEITEGGLLRHAVFLGVLPTPEEESGDEDREYVVPTDCRLPRDPRAALADPVRVDTSPPPVEELQLSNLDKVFWPDEGYTKGDLIAYYRDIAPWLLKFLEDRPLVLTRYPDGIGGKSFFQKNAPGFQPEWVRTEAIWSRGSERDIHYFIADDPAVLVYIANLGAIPLHAWASRVGSLDRPDWCLLDLDPKHKRDGEEVYAPFRDVIDVARAIGALCEEIGLPSYPKTSGSSGIHVMIPLGGQLDYEQSRTLAQLLATAVVAEIPDRATIVRNPSRREGRVYIDYVQNGRGRLVVAPYSVRSRAGATVSAPLRWTEVKEGLSMEDFTIRTMPERARSLDPDPLLRVLSEEPDLMAALDALQRRIGG; this is encoded by the coding sequence ATGCCCCGAAGAAAACTCGAGGAATACCGGGACAAACGCGCTTCCGAGCGCACGCCGGAGCCCTTCGGCGGCGCGCCCGGGACGGGGGTCGGCGTGTTCGTCGTCCAGTTGCACGCGGCGACGCGCCGGCACTACGACCTCCGCCTGGAAATCGGGGGCGTCCTCGTTTCGTGGGCCGTCCCCAGGGGCATCTCCCCCGATCCGGCGGACAAGAAGCTCGCGATGCACGTCGAGGACCACCCGATCGAGTACATCGAGTTCGAGGGCGTGATTCCGAAGGGCGAGTACGGCGGCGGCGAGATGATCGTGTGGGACATCGGCCGCTGCATCATGCTCGAAGATCCGGAGGAGGGACTGGAGGCGGGCAAGCTCCTGTTCGAGCTTCGGGGCCACAAGCTCAGGGGCGTATGGACGCTGGTGCGGCTGGCGAAGGGGGAGACCGGCCGGGAATGGCTCCTCATCCGCGAGCGGCGCGGCGGACACCCGATCCTGGAGGACGGATCGCTCCCCGAAACGTCCATCCTGTCCGGCCTCACGGTCGAGGAGATGGCCGAGCGCGAGCGCGGTTGGTATCCCGGAGAGAATCTGACCGCGGCCCTCGAGCGGGCCGGCGCGCCGGAGCGGCCGGTCGATCCCGCCGACGTGCGGTTCATGCTCGCCCAACCCCGGGAGGAAGCGTTCGACGATCCCGCCTGGCACTTCGAGCTGAAGCTCGACGGCTACCGCATGCTGGCCTCGGCCGTCGACGGAGCGGCCAGCCTCCTGACCCGGAACGGGCACGACGCGCTCCCCACCTTCCCGGACATCGCTCGCGCCCTCCGCAAGCTCCCCTTCCGGCGCGTGGTGCTGGATGGGGAGGTCGTCGTTCACGACGCCGCGGGATACCCCAGCTTCCGGCGCCTGCAGAAGCGGGCCAGACTCTCGCGCCCACTGGATGTGCGGCACGCCTCGTTCGACGCGCCGGCCAGCTTCTACGCCTTCGACCTGCTCGCCTTCGACGACCGCGATCTACGCGATCTCCCGCTCTCCGAGCGGCGCACCCTCCTGCGCGGCGTGGTACCCGAGGCGGGCCCGATCCGGCTCAGCGAACACTTCGAGGAGTGCGGGAAGGCCCTCTTCCGGCAGGTGCAGGAGATGGGACTCGAGGGGATCATGGCCAAGCGCGCCGACTCCCGGTACACCGGCGGCCGGGCTCCCGACTGGCGGAAGATCCACGCCGCGCGCGAGGCCCGTTTCGTCATCGTCGGCTTCACGAGTCCCGCCGGCTCGCGGACGGGCTTCGGCGCGCTCCACCTCGGCGCGTACGGCCCCGCCGGCGTCGCATCCCCCGCCAACCCCGCATCGGGCACCGCCGCGGACGACGACGGCCTCGCCCTCCATTACATCGGTCGCGTGGGAACGGGCTTCGACGACGAGACGCTGGCGAAACTCCGGACCCGGCTCGACGCGCTGGAGGCGGCCGGACCCGCATTCGCGACGCCGGCCCCCGCCGGAGACGATCACAACTGGGTCGAACCCGAACTCGTGGCGGAGGTCCGTTACAAGGAAATCACCGAGGGCGGCCTGCTGCGGCATGCCGTCTTCCTCGGCGTCCTGCCGACCCCGGAGGAGGAATCCGGGGACGAGGATCGCGAATACGTGGTTCCCACCGACTGTCGGCTGCCCCGGGATCCGCGCGCGGCGCTGGCCGATCCCGTGCGCGTGGACACGTCGCCCCCGCCCGTGGAGGAGTTGCAACTCTCGAACCTCGACAAGGTCTTCTGGCCGGACGAGGGATACACGAAGGGCGACCTGATCGCGTACTACCGGGACATCGCCCCGTGGCTGCTGAAGTTCCTCGAGGACCGGCCTCTGGTGCTCACCCGCTATCCGGACGGGATCGGCGGGAAGTCCTTCTTTCAGAAGAACGCGCCGGGGTTCCAGCCCGAGTGGGTGCGCACGGAGGCGATCTGGAGCCGCGGCTCCGAGCGCGACATCCACTATTTCATCGCCGACGACCCGGCGGTGCTCGTGTACATCGCGAACCTCGGCGCGATTCCGCTCCACGCGTGGGCGAGCCGCGTCGGGAGCCTGGACCGCCCCGACTGGTGCCTCCTCGACCTCGACCCCAAGCACAAGCGCGACGGCGAGGAGGTGTACGCCCCGTTCCGGGACGTGATCGACGTGGCGCGCGCGATCGGCGCGCTGTGCGAGGAGATCGGACTCCCCAGCTATCCCAAGACGAGCGGCTCGTCGGGGATCCACGTGATGATTCCGCTCGGCGGACAGCTCGACTACGAACAGTCGCGCACCCTCGCGCAACTGCTCGCGACGGCGGTGGTGGCGGAGATCCCCGACCGGGCCACGATCGTCCGGAACCCCTCGCGGCGCGAAGGCAGGGTCTACATCGACTACGTGCAAAACGGGCGCGGGCGGCTCGTCGTGGCGCCGTATTCCGTGCGGTCGCGCGCGGGCGCCACCGTGTCCGCGCCGCTGCGCTGGACGGAAGTGAAGGAGGGACTCTCGATGGAAGACTTCACGATCCGAACGATGCCGGAGCGCGCCCGGTCGCTGGACCCCGACCCGCTTCTCCGCGTGCTGTCGGAGGAACCCGATCTCATGGCCGCGCTCGACGCGCTGCAGCGGAGGATCGGCGGATGA
- a CDS encoding pyridoxal phosphate-dependent aminotransferase → MSAQGSRASAAEGRAHRSPGRLAGIPGFDIDGVARAAESDPRILRLENLDTDLRPPAAAVAATRAALESPAANSYLPFTGRAGLRAAAARHVGRLSGRDYDPDRECVITAGGTEGLLNALLATVDPGDEVVVTDPTYAGMLQRVRLAGARPRLAPWVFDPARGWRLDLDALAARVRDRTRALFIMNPSMPSGGVLDAGDWAVVAELCERHDLWLIYNAAMERILYDGRPYLHPAGLPGMRERTLTVGSVSKEHRMIGWRTGWIVGPAAAMADVAKVGIYNVVTGVGIGQPGALAALTAADEAEDVAACVRRWERRRHAVLDALRDYPVRPAAGGWSLLVDTRPLGLTARELSARLLTQAAVAATPMDAWGGPDARHQLRLVFSNEPSMRLQILGDRLSKVL, encoded by the coding sequence ATGAGCGCGCAGGGCAGCCGGGCGAGCGCCGCTGAGGGCCGCGCGCACCGGTCGCCCGGGCGGCTGGCCGGGATTCCGGGGTTCGACATCGACGGGGTGGCGCGGGCGGCGGAGAGCGATCCCCGCATCCTCCGGCTCGAAAACCTCGACACCGACCTGAGGCCCCCCGCGGCGGCCGTGGCCGCCACCCGCGCCGCGCTCGAATCGCCGGCCGCCAACAGCTATCTGCCCTTCACGGGCCGGGCCGGCCTGCGCGCGGCGGCCGCCCGGCACGTCGGCCGGCTCTCCGGGCGGGACTACGACCCGGACCGGGAGTGCGTGATCACCGCGGGCGGCACGGAGGGCCTGCTCAACGCCCTGCTCGCCACGGTGGACCCGGGCGACGAAGTCGTCGTCACCGACCCCACGTACGCCGGCATGCTCCAGCGCGTGCGGCTGGCGGGTGCGCGCCCCCGGCTCGCGCCCTGGGTCTTCGATCCCGCGCGGGGCTGGCGCCTCGACCTCGACGCCCTCGCCGCGCGCGTCCGCGACCGGACCCGGGCGCTTTTCATCATGAACCCGTCGATGCCGTCCGGCGGCGTGCTCGACGCCGGCGACTGGGCCGTCGTGGCGGAACTGTGCGAGCGTCACGACCTGTGGCTCATCTACAACGCGGCGATGGAACGCATCCTCTACGACGGCCGCCCCTACCTGCACCCCGCCGGCCTCCCGGGCATGCGGGAACGCACGCTCACGGTCGGCTCGGTCTCCAAGGAGCACCGCATGATCGGCTGGCGCACGGGCTGGATCGTCGGGCCGGCCGCCGCCATGGCGGATGTCGCCAAGGTCGGGATCTACAACGTCGTGACGGGCGTCGGGATCGGGCAGCCCGGCGCGCTGGCGGCGCTGACCGCCGCGGACGAAGCGGAGGACGTGGCGGCTTGCGTACGACGCTGGGAGCGGCGCCGCCACGCGGTACTCGACGCGCTCCGCGACTACCCGGTCCGCCCCGCCGCGGGCGGCTGGTCGCTCCTCGTCGACACCCGCCCCCTCGGCCTCACCGCCCGCGAACTCTCCGCGCGACTCCTCACCCAGGCCGCCGTCGCCGCCACCCCCATGGACGCCTGGGGCGGCCCCGACGCCCGGCACCAACTCCGCCTCGTCTTCAGCAACGAACCCAGCATGCGGCTCCAAATCCTCGGAGACCGCCTCTCCAAGGTCCTGTAG
- a CDS encoding DUF6088 family protein has protein sequence MSSLPRQIAEYAATLPEGAPICPGSLLHLGNRAAVDQALSRLARRGQLMRIFRGVYVRPVVTRFGILAPSVEKVVAALAALWGETIVPCTGAAANVLGLTTQVPVRLVYLTSGPSRTLRLQALVIQLRHAPRWQLVAPGRPAGLAVRAMAWLGRTEAARGLDVIARRLSPADLAELAEARPILPSWIATPVSNLLARG, from the coding sequence ATGTCAAGCCTGCCACGTCAAATCGCCGAATACGCGGCCACACTCCCCGAGGGAGCACCCATTTGCCCGGGCTCACTGCTCCATCTCGGGAACCGGGCGGCCGTCGACCAGGCGTTGTCGCGCCTCGCCCGGCGGGGACAGTTGATGCGGATCTTTCGAGGCGTGTACGTGCGTCCAGTGGTAACCCGGTTCGGCATATTGGCGCCCTCGGTCGAAAAGGTCGTCGCGGCGCTAGCCGCCCTCTGGGGGGAAACCATCGTCCCTTGCACGGGCGCTGCAGCCAACGTTCTCGGCCTCACTACCCAGGTGCCGGTTCGACTCGTATACCTCACTTCCGGGCCGAGTCGCACGCTCCGGCTTCAGGCGCTCGTCATCCAACTTCGGCATGCACCGCGGTGGCAACTCGTCGCTCCGGGGCGGCCGGCGGGCCTCGCCGTCCGCGCCATGGCGTGGCTGGGTCGCACGGAGGCGGCGCGAGGCCTCGACGTCATCGCTCGTCGACTTTCGCCGGCAGATCTGGCCGAACTGGCGGAGGCACGCCCCATTCTGCCGTCCTGGATCGCTACTCCGGTGAGCAACCTGCTGGCTCGTGGGTGA
- a CDS encoding nucleotidyl transferase AbiEii/AbiGii toxin family protein, which translates to MGDVPYRTLSRSDRAKALRAASIRGGRPVHLLEKDVWVVQVLSVLFGAPFGRHLTFKGGTSLAKAYRVIRRFSEDIDVTYDIRQLVPDLVADADEEALPPTRSQEQRWTKAIRTRLAEWAADDALPTIRDALARRKYSARVRSDGDRIHVSYEPLFADGGFVRPEVLVEFGARATGEPRRERVIECDAAEFLPDVRLPSAQPSVMLAERTFWEKATAIHVFCRRLRQRGTRLSRHWHDLVRLDDAGYAEKALADRALAGSVARHKSLFFRERDTSGGWIDYEAAVSGGLQLCPDGPFREALAADYEQMMGSGMLFDDEEAFEEIINRCADIEERANRC; encoded by the coding sequence GTGGGTGACGTTCCCTATCGGACCCTCTCGCGGTCCGACCGAGCCAAGGCGCTCAGGGCCGCCTCGATTCGCGGCGGACGGCCCGTTCACCTGCTGGAGAAGGACGTTTGGGTCGTTCAGGTCCTATCGGTGCTGTTCGGTGCGCCGTTCGGGCGCCATCTGACCTTCAAGGGAGGGACGTCGCTGGCAAAGGCGTATCGTGTGATTCGACGGTTCTCCGAAGATATCGACGTCACATACGACATCCGGCAGTTGGTTCCCGACTTGGTGGCCGATGCCGACGAGGAGGCGTTACCCCCCACCCGCAGTCAGGAGCAGCGCTGGACGAAGGCCATTCGCACCCGACTGGCGGAATGGGCGGCGGATGATGCTCTGCCTACGATCCGCGATGCGCTGGCGCGGAGGAAATACTCCGCCCGCGTTCGCTCCGATGGGGACCGGATCCATGTAAGTTATGAACCGCTCTTCGCCGACGGCGGTTTTGTCCGGCCGGAAGTGCTGGTGGAGTTCGGAGCCCGCGCGACGGGCGAACCGCGTCGAGAGCGGGTCATCGAGTGCGACGCCGCCGAATTCTTGCCCGACGTTCGCCTCCCTTCGGCGCAACCCTCCGTGATGTTGGCCGAGCGTACCTTCTGGGAGAAGGCCACGGCGATACATGTCTTCTGCCGCCGGCTCCGACAGCGGGGGACGCGCCTCTCCAGACACTGGCACGACCTGGTGCGGCTGGACGACGCCGGCTACGCCGAGAAAGCGTTGGCGGATCGGGCACTGGCTGGTTCCGTGGCTCGCCACAAGTCGCTTTTCTTCAGGGAACGGGATACCTCGGGGGGATGGATCGACTACGAAGCCGCGGTTTCGGGCGGGCTTCAACTATGCCCGGACGGTCCCTTCAGGGAAGCTCTCGCCGCCGACTATGAACAGATGATGGGCAGCGGCATGCTGTTCGATGATGAGGAAGCGTTCGAGGAGATCATCAACCGATGCGCCGATATCGAGGAAAGGGCGAATCGCTGCTAG
- a CDS encoding glutaminyl-peptide cyclotransferase has protein sequence MTIRQVTPRPTRRSGSSGLWTLALCALTGCTSSTVPAIGYEVLGTFPHDPAAYTQGLLFHDGALLESTGRYGESSVRRVDVPTGEVLASVAVDSALFGEGLARVDSELVQLTWKSGRAFVYDAETFEVLREYAYEGEGWGLCYDGEALWMSDGSSALERRDPQTFAVTETVEVTRDGSPQRRLNELECVGDWIYANVYQTDIIVRIDKATGEVLGEIDLSSIPLSAGKPGDPEAVLNGIAYVPETGVFLVTGKLWPNLLALRLDD, from the coding sequence GTGACGATCCGACAAGTGACGCCGCGGCCGACGCGGCGATCCGGTTCCTCCGGCCTGTGGACGCTCGCCCTTTGCGCTCTGACCGGCTGCACGTCCTCGACGGTGCCGGCTATCGGGTACGAGGTCCTGGGAACGTTCCCGCACGATCCGGCCGCGTACACGCAGGGGCTCCTCTTTCACGACGGAGCGCTCCTCGAGAGCACCGGTCGCTACGGGGAATCGAGCGTGCGACGGGTCGACGTGCCGACGGGCGAAGTCCTGGCGAGCGTCGCGGTCGACTCCGCGCTCTTCGGCGAAGGCCTCGCCCGGGTGGACTCGGAACTCGTGCAGCTCACGTGGAAGTCCGGCCGGGCCTTCGTCTACGATGCAGAGACGTTCGAGGTGCTCCGCGAGTACGCCTACGAGGGCGAAGGCTGGGGGCTCTGCTACGATGGCGAGGCCCTCTGGATGTCCGATGGGTCGAGCGCGCTCGAACGTCGGGACCCACAGACGTTCGCGGTCACGGAGACGGTGGAGGTCACGCGCGACGGGTCTCCGCAGCGTCGGCTGAACGAACTGGAGTGCGTAGGCGACTGGATCTACGCCAACGTCTACCAGACGGATATCATCGTCCGAATCGACAAGGCCACCGGCGAGGTCCTCGGCGAAATCGACCTGTCGAGCATCCCGCTCAGCGCCGGCAAGCCCGGAGACCCGGAAGCGGTGCTCAACGGCATCGCGTACGTTCCCGAGACGGGCGTCTTCCTCGTCACCGGCAAACTCTGGCCCAACCTCCTCGCTCTCCGTCTCGACGACTAG